From Dasypus novemcinctus isolate mDasNov1 chromosome 8, mDasNov1.1.hap2, whole genome shotgun sequence, the proteins below share one genomic window:
- the SPINK4 gene encoding serine protease inhibitor Kazal-type 4, whose translation MAFRPWVVALALAVLLVVDREVPVSAEKPVFSRMPICEHMAESPDCSQTFNQVCGTDGVTYDSECQLCFARMKTREDIQIVKDGKC comes from the exons ATGGCCTTCCGCCCGTGGGTGGTTGCCCTGGCCTTGGCTGTCCTCCTCGTTGTGGACAGGG AAGTGCCAGTGTCAGCAGAAAAGCCCGTTTTCTCAAGAATG CCCATCTGCGAGCACATGGCGGAGTCTCCAGACTGTTCCCAGACATTCAACCAGGTCTGCGGCACTGATGGGGTCACATATGACAGTGAATGCCAGCTCTGCTTTGCCCGGAT GAAAACAAGAGAGGACATCCAGATCGTGAAGGATGGCAAATGCTGA